From Alosa sapidissima isolate fAloSap1 chromosome 2, fAloSap1.pri, whole genome shotgun sequence, one genomic window encodes:
- the LOC121687912 gene encoding pollen-specific leucine-rich repeat extensin-like protein 3: MDPNDYPPPPWGAPPPPRDPGHYPSPPQPAYAHPHPHPHAGYPLRDGYPGQQGGDPRQADPGFYPPPPVQPRGPLRQDVPPSPPVPVRAPRYDTLNRAPPGTGGGGGGGYRQASPERYAYGDPRHKNAMTAAV; encoded by the coding sequence ATGGACCCTAACGACTACCCTCCTCCGCCGTGGGGCGCCCCTCCTCCTCCGAGGGACCCTGGCCACTACCCCAGCCCCCCGCAGCCTGCCTACGCCCACCCTCACCCGCACCCCCACGCCGGGTACCCCCTCAGGGACGGATACCCCGGGCAGCAGGGGGGTGACCCACGCCAGGCCGACCCCGGGTTCTACCCGCCTCCGCCTGTCCAGCCGCGGGGGCCGCTGAGGCAGGACGTGCCGCCCTCACCCCCGGTGCCCGTGCGCGCCCCCCGCTACGACACGCTGAACCGGGCCCCCCCGGGcacaggtggaggtggaggtggaggctaCAGGCAGGCCAGCCCAGAGCGCTACGCCTACGGAGACCCGCGCCACAAGAACGCCATGACCGCCGCCGTCTAG